A region from the Afifella aestuarii genome encodes:
- a CDS encoding GntR family transcriptional regulator, protein MRQDRDNAAGGEPLDAAGVRAPADNARRRPVPPAVTGARGRPSLEGVADMPARERAYHELKFRIMEGRLPPGTTLLEAEVANLLGLSRTPVREALIKLEEEGLVDVRPRHGISVRAQSIDDLSDIYDVFSTLEVKAVELAARRGIETNDGRRLSGILDQLERATQREDPVRWSHLDDQFHSELVSLSGNNRLCATLRQYWDQQYRARMAIVHMRPSTAQSDREHRAILQAVVERDIRRAAHLHQQHRDRADRLALELLRRGPA, encoded by the coding sequence ATGAGACAGGATCGTGACAACGCTGCGGGCGGCGAGCCCCTGGATGCGGCGGGCGTGAGAGCGCCGGCGGACAATGCCCGGCGGCGGCCCGTGCCGCCGGCGGTGACAGGTGCGCGCGGGCGGCCGAGCCTTGAAGGCGTCGCCGACATGCCGGCGCGCGAGCGCGCCTATCACGAGCTCAAATTCCGCATCATGGAAGGCCGGCTGCCGCCCGGAACGACGCTTCTCGAAGCGGAGGTGGCGAACCTTCTCGGCCTGTCGCGCACGCCGGTGCGGGAAGCCCTGATCAAGCTCGAAGAGGAAGGGCTCGTCGATGTGCGCCCGCGTCACGGCATCAGCGTGCGGGCGCAGTCGATCGACGATCTCTCCGACATCTACGACGTGTTTTCGACGCTCGAAGTGAAGGCCGTGGAGCTTGCCGCAAGGCGCGGCATCGAGACGAACGACGGGCGGCGGCTTTCCGGCATTCTCGACCAGCTGGAGCGGGCGACGCAGCGCGAAGACCCGGTGCGCTGGTCGCATCTCGACGATCAATTTCATTCCGAGCTCGTCAGCCTCAGCGGCAACAACCGGCTGTGCGCGACCCTGCGCCAATACTGGGATCAGCAATACCGGGCGCGCATGGCGATCGTGCATATGCGGCCGAGCACGGCGCAGTCGGACCGCGAGCATCGGGCGATCCTTCAGGCCGTGGTGGAGCGCGATATCCGCCGCGCGGCGCATCTGCATCAGCAGCACCGCGACCGCGCCGACCGGCTGGCGCTCGAACTTCTGCGGCGGGGGCCGGCGTGA
- a CDS encoding IlvD/Edd family dehydratase produces MTDAANLPQLRSRAWFDNPDNPDMTALYLERYLNFGLSQEELQSGKPIIGIAQTGSDLSPCNRHHLELAKRVRDGIREAGGIAIEFPVHPIQETGKRPTAALDRNLAYLGLVEVLYGYPLDGVVLTIGCDKTTPACLMAAATVNIPAIALSVGPMLNGWFRGERTGSGTIVWKARELLAAGEIDYPGFVKLVASSAPSTGYCNTMGTASTMNSLAEALGMQLPGSAAIPAPYRDRQEVSYLTGLRIVDMVRDDLKPSDILTRDAFINAIRVNSAIGGSTNAPIHLNALARHVGVELSIDDWQTYGEDIPLLVNLQPAGEYLGEDYYHAGGVPAVVNQLMGAGLINEAAITVNGQTMGDNCRGAEIADLNVIRPFDQPLLKGAGFRVLKGNLFSSAIMKLSVISTEFRERYLSNPDDPMAFEGKAAVFDGPEDYHHRIDDPALQIDENTILFMRGAGPIGYPGAAEVVNMRAPDYLLKRGVHSLPCIGDGRQSGTSGSPSILNASPEAAAGGGLGLLKTGDRVRIDLGRGEANILISDEELEQRREALKEAGGYPFPESQTPWQEIQRAMVSQLETGMVLEPAVKYHRIAQTSGIPRDNH; encoded by the coding sequence ATGACCGACGCTGCCAATCTGCCGCAACTGCGCTCGCGTGCCTGGTTCGACAACCCCGACAACCCCGATATGACGGCGCTTTATCTGGAGCGCTACCTGAATTTCGGCCTGTCCCAGGAAGAGCTGCAATCGGGCAAGCCGATCATCGGCATCGCGCAGACGGGTTCCGACCTTTCGCCGTGCAACCGGCATCACCTCGAGCTCGCCAAGCGCGTGCGCGACGGCATTCGCGAGGCCGGCGGCATCGCGATCGAGTTTCCGGTGCATCCGATCCAGGAGACGGGCAAGAGGCCGACGGCGGCGCTCGACCGCAATCTCGCCTATCTCGGGCTCGTCGAGGTGCTCTACGGCTATCCGCTCGACGGCGTGGTGCTGACGATCGGGTGCGACAAGACCACGCCGGCGTGCCTGATGGCGGCGGCGACGGTCAACATTCCGGCGATCGCGCTCTCCGTCGGGCCGATGCTGAACGGCTGGTTCCGCGGCGAGCGGACGGGCTCCGGCACGATCGTGTGGAAGGCGCGCGAATTGCTGGCCGCCGGTGAGATCGACTATCCGGGCTTCGTCAAGCTCGTCGCCTCCTCGGCGCCTTCGACCGGCTATTGCAACACGATGGGCACGGCCTCGACGATGAATTCGCTCGCCGAAGCGCTCGGCATGCAATTGCCGGGGTCGGCCGCGATCCCGGCACCCTACCGAGACCGGCAGGAGGTCTCGTATCTGACGGGGCTTCGCATCGTCGACATGGTGCGCGATGACCTGAAGCCGTCGGATATCCTGACACGCGATGCCTTCATCAATGCGATCCGGGTGAATTCGGCGATCGGCGGCTCGACCAACGCGCCGATCCATCTCAACGCGCTCGCGCGGCATGTCGGCGTGGAGCTTTCGATCGACGACTGGCAGACCTATGGCGAGGACATTCCGCTTCTCGTCAATCTGCAGCCGGCGGGCGAGTATCTCGGCGAGGATTATTATCACGCGGGCGGCGTGCCGGCGGTCGTCAACCAGCTGATGGGGGCGGGGCTCATCAACGAAGCGGCGATCACGGTGAATGGGCAGACGATGGGCGACAATTGCCGCGGCGCCGAGATTGCCGATCTCAACGTCATCCGCCCGTTCGACCAGCCGCTTCTGAAAGGGGCGGGGTTCCGCGTCCTCAAGGGCAATCTCTTCTCCTCGGCGATCATGAAGCTTTCGGTGATCTCCACCGAATTCCGCGAGCGCTATCTCTCCAATCCCGACGATCCGATGGCGTTCGAGGGCAAGGCGGCCGTCTTCGACGGGCCGGAGGATTATCATCACCGCATCGACGATCCGGCGCTTCAGATCGACGAGAACACCATCCTGTTCATGCGCGGGGCGGGGCCGATCGGCTATCCGGGTGCGGCGGAGGTCGTGAACATGCGCGCGCCCGATTATCTCCTGAAGCGGGGCGTGCATTCGCTGCCGTGCATCGGCGACGGGCGGCAATCGGGCACGTCGGGGTCGCCCTCGATCCTCAACGCCTCGCCTGAGGCGGCGGCCGGTGGCGGTCTCGGACTTTTGAAGACGGGCGACCGCGTGCGCATCGATCTCGGCCGCGGGGAGGCGAATATCCTCATCAGCGACGAGGAGCTTGAACAGCGGCGCGAGGCGCTGAAAGAGGCGGGCGGCTATCCCTTCCCGGAGAGCCAGACGCCCTGGCAGGAGATCCAGCGCGCCATGGTCTCGCAGCTCGAAACCGGCATGGTTTTGGAGCCGGCGGTCAAATACCACCGCATCGCCCAGACGAGCGGCATTCCGCGCGACAATCACTAG
- a CDS encoding tripartite tricarboxylate transporter TctB family protein produces the protein MKFNDFVLGVLVLIGAAAILVSARNFSPIPGQAYGAETMPNAIGIVAAGLGIFMVAKSALAGFPGRAVALADWARSPAAVVGVATALALIVVYIVFSERVGFVPIAFLILLVFMLTLRTRIIVAVPVAIFATILVQQTFGRLLLVPLPRNDFLSFLW, from the coding sequence ATGAAATTCAATGATTTCGTGCTCGGCGTGCTGGTTCTGATCGGTGCGGCCGCGATCCTCGTCTCAGCGAGGAACTTCTCTCCCATTCCGGGCCAGGCCTATGGGGCCGAAACCATGCCGAACGCCATCGGCATCGTGGCGGCCGGGCTCGGCATCTTCATGGTGGCGAAAAGCGCGCTGGCGGGCTTTCCCGGGCGGGCGGTGGCGCTTGCCGACTGGGCGAGATCGCCAGCGGCGGTGGTCGGGGTGGCGACGGCTTTGGCGCTGATCGTCGTCTATATCGTCTTTTCCGAGCGCGTCGGCTTCGTGCCGATCGCCTTCCTCATTCTCCTCGTCTTCATGCTGACCTTGCGCACGCGCATTATCGTCGCCGTGCCGGTGGCGATCTTCGCCACGATCCTGGTGCAGCAGACCTTCGGGCGGCTTCTCCTGGTGCCGCTGCCGCGCAACGACTTTCTTTCCTTTTTGTGGTGA
- a CDS encoding SDR family oxidoreductase — MGRRLEGKIAVCTAAGQGIGRRVAERFLEEGARVYATDLDAEKLKGLNTLGEVDTAVLDVTDGRAVGSYMKTVDTPDILFNCAGFVHHGTVLDCDDKDWDFSFDLNVTSMHRTISALLPRMLENGGGSIINMSSAASSIKAAPNRYVYMATKAAVIGLTRSIAIDFIRKGIRCNAICPGTIESPSLEARISALGEEVGGVEKARAMFVERQPIGRIGTPDEIANLAIYLGSEESGFTTGTTQVIDGGWSL; from the coding sequence ATGGGGCGGCGACTTGAGGGAAAGATCGCAGTGTGTACAGCGGCGGGGCAGGGGATCGGCCGCCGCGTGGCGGAACGGTTTCTGGAAGAGGGGGCGCGCGTTTACGCGACCGATCTCGACGCCGAGAAGCTGAAGGGGCTTAATACTCTGGGCGAGGTCGATACGGCCGTGCTCGACGTGACGGACGGGCGCGCTGTCGGCTCCTATATGAAGACCGTCGACACGCCCGACATCCTCTTCAATTGCGCGGGCTTCGTGCACCACGGCACGGTGCTCGATTGCGACGACAAGGACTGGGATTTTTCGTTCGACCTCAACGTCACCTCCATGCACCGCACGATCTCGGCCTTGTTGCCGCGCATGCTGGAGAACGGGGGCGGGTCGATCATCAACATGTCGTCGGCGGCCTCCTCGATCAAAGCCGCGCCCAATCGCTACGTCTATATGGCGACGAAGGCGGCGGTGATCGGGCTGACGCGCTCGATCGCCATCGACTTCATCCGCAAGGGCATCCGCTGCAACGCCATCTGCCCGGGCACGATCGAGAGCCCGTCGCTGGAAGCGCGGATTTCTGCGCTCGGCGAAGAGGTGGGCGGTGTGGAAAAGGCGCGGGCGATGTTCGTCGAGCGTCAGCCGATCGGCCGGATCGGCACGCCCGACGAGATCGCCAATCTCGCCATCTATCTCGGCTCGGAGGAAAGCGGTTTCACGACCGGCACCACGCAGGTGATCGACGGCGGCTGGTCGCTTTGA
- a CDS encoding tripartite tricarboxylate transporter permease yields MDILAQAAGLVFQPYVLLVIFASACFGLFVGAIPGLTATMATALLVPITFFMDPVPAIAAIVTATAMAIFAGDIPGALLRMPGTPASAAYVEDAYRMTQDGRGDEALGAVLVFSSIGGIFGTIVLVTTAPALAEIALKFSSFEYFWLVLLGLSCAIFVSPSSVTRGMISLLIGLFAATIGIDNPAGQPRYTFGNVELLAGVQFIPAMIGLFAVSEVLRSIVYSKDRPSVDRSGKHTVFTRQWTNIRRYPIQMLRGSATGTAIGALPGAGADIAAWISYAVSKQFSRQKEKFGRGHVEGLVEAGASNNGAVSGAWIPALVFGIPGDSITAIVIGVLYVKGMNPGPTVFINDPQLIYAVFMVFFLANIIMLPLGWVAIKGASTLLSIPNRVLMPVILLFCIVGSFAINNSVFGVLLMLIFGVLGFIMEENDIPIAPAILGLVLGPMLEQNFITSMIKADGSFLAFFERPIAAGLGIFTIVVWSIPIILYLRRRWAGSAASPKEDLPQG; encoded by the coding sequence ATGGATATTCTCGCGCAGGCCGCGGGCCTCGTCTTTCAGCCCTATGTGCTTCTCGTCATCTTCGCGTCGGCCTGTTTCGGGCTCTTCGTTGGTGCGATCCCGGGTCTGACGGCGACGATGGCGACGGCGCTTCTGGTGCCGATCACCTTCTTTATGGATCCGGTGCCGGCGATCGCGGCGATCGTGACGGCGACCGCGATGGCGATCTTCGCCGGCGACATTCCGGGCGCGCTGTTGCGCATGCCGGGGACGCCGGCGAGTGCCGCTTATGTCGAAGACGCCTATCGGATGACGCAGGACGGGCGTGGCGACGAGGCGCTGGGCGCGGTTCTCGTGTTTTCCTCGATCGGCGGCATCTTCGGCACCATTGTGCTTGTGACGACGGCGCCGGCGCTTGCCGAAATCGCGCTCAAATTCTCCTCGTTCGAATATTTCTGGCTCGTGCTTTTGGGGCTCTCCTGCGCCATCTTCGTGTCGCCGAGCTCCGTCACGCGCGGCATGATTTCGCTTCTGATCGGGCTTTTTGCGGCGACGATCGGCATCGACAATCCGGCCGGACAGCCGCGCTACACTTTTGGCAATGTCGAGCTTTTGGCCGGCGTGCAGTTCATTCCGGCGATGATCGGGCTCTTTGCCGTGTCGGAGGTTCTGCGCTCGATCGTCTATTCGAAGGATCGGCCGAGCGTCGATCGCTCCGGCAAGCATACGGTGTTCACGCGGCAATGGACGAATATCCGCCGCTATCCGATCCAGATGCTGCGCGGGAGCGCGACGGGGACGGCGATCGGCGCGCTTCCAGGCGCCGGCGCCGATATCGCGGCGTGGATTTCCTATGCCGTCTCCAAGCAGTTTTCGCGGCAGAAGGAGAAGTTCGGGCGCGGGCATGTGGAGGGTCTGGTGGAGGCCGGGGCGTCCAACAACGGCGCCGTTTCCGGCGCCTGGATCCCGGCGCTCGTCTTCGGCATTCCGGGCGATTCCATCACCGCGATCGTGATCGGCGTTCTCTACGTCAAAGGCATGAATCCGGGCCCGACCGTGTTCATCAACGATCCGCAGCTGATCTATGCGGTGTTCATGGTGTTCTTTCTGGCGAACATCATCATGCTGCCGCTCGGCTGGGTGGCGATCAAAGGCGCCTCGACGCTTCTTTCGATCCCGAACCGGGTGTTGATGCCGGTCATTCTGCTCTTCTGCATCGTCGGCTCGTTCGCCATCAACAATTCGGTTTTCGGCGTTCTCCTGATGCTGATCTTCGGCGTGCTCGGCTTCATCATGGAGGAAAACGACATTCCGATCGCCCCGGCGATCCTCGGCCTCGTGCTCGGGCCGATGCTGGAGCAGAATTTTATCACCTCGATGATCAAGGCCGATGGCAGTTTTCTCGCCTTCTTCGAGCGGCCGATCGCGGCGGGGCTCGGCATCTTTACGATCGTGGTCTGGTCGATCCCGATCATCCTCTATCTGCGACGGCGATGGGCGGGCTCCGCGGCCTCTCCCAAGGAGGATCTCCCTCAAGGATGA
- a CDS encoding SDR family oxidoreductase has product MNRIDLENRTAVITGGARGIGFATAKRVLDSGGRAVIWDIDGAAIENALGELGEKASGAVVELTDAGAVAEAAKEAAQKAGGIDILVNNAGITGGNAKTWELDPDTWRKVIEVNLVAPFLTSHAVVPLMLEKGYGRIVNVASIAGKEGNPNASHYSASKAGLIGLTKSLGKELAGHNILVNCITPAAARTAIFDQMTQEHIDYMLSKIPMNRFVEPSEVAAMICWLASEDCSFSTGAVFDISGGRAVY; this is encoded by the coding sequence ATGAACAGGATCGACCTTGAAAACCGCACGGCCGTCATCACCGGCGGCGCCCGCGGCATCGGCTTTGCGACGGCCAAACGCGTGCTCGACAGCGGCGGGCGGGCCGTCATCTGGGACATCGACGGAGCAGCGATCGAGAATGCGCTCGGCGAACTCGGCGAGAAAGCGAGCGGCGCCGTCGTCGAGCTGACGGATGCGGGGGCGGTGGCGGAGGCCGCGAAAGAGGCGGCCCAGAAGGCCGGTGGCATCGACATTCTCGTCAACAATGCCGGCATCACCGGCGGCAACGCCAAGACCTGGGAGCTCGATCCCGACACCTGGCGCAAGGTGATCGAGGTCAATCTCGTGGCGCCGTTTCTCACGAGCCATGCCGTCGTGCCCCTGATGCTCGAAAAGGGCTATGGGCGGATCGTCAATGTCGCCTCGATCGCGGGCAAGGAAGGCAATCCCAACGCCTCGCATTATTCCGCCTCGAAGGCGGGGCTGATCGGGCTCACCAAATCGCTCGGCAAGGAGCTCGCCGGCCACAACATCCTCGTCAATTGCATCACGCCGGCGGCGGCCCGCACGGCGATCTTCGATCAGATGACGCAGGAGCATATCGACTACATGCTGTCGAAGATCCCGATGAACCGGTTCGTGGAGCCGTCCGAGGTGGCGGCGATGATCTGCTGGCTCGCCTCGGAGGATTGCTCGTTTTCGACGGGCGCCGTCTTTGACATTTCCGGCGGCCGCGCCGTCTACTGA
- a CDS encoding fumarylacetoacetate hydrolase family protein codes for MKLVRYGPAGQEKPGLIDDEGALRDLSGEVDDIAGEVISDAGLERLRALDPTSLPKVAGNPRFGPCVGQVSKILCIGLNYSDHAAETGAEPPSEPIIFAKALSALCGPNDDVEMPRGSKALDWEVELAVIIGKRAKYVSEDEAMQHVAGFAIMNDVSERDFQTKRMGQWTKGKSHDTFGPLGPWLVTRDAVAETHNLDMHLDVNGERRQSGNTNTLIFNVPHVVSYLSQFMTLMPGDVISTGTPPGVGMGMKPPVYLKVGDVMELAIEGLGTQRQKVVAA; via the coding sequence ATGAAGCTCGTTCGCTACGGCCCTGCCGGCCAGGAAAAGCCCGGCCTCATCGACGACGAGGGCGCGCTGCGCGATCTGTCCGGCGAGGTCGACGACATCGCCGGGGAGGTGATCTCCGATGCCGGGCTCGAGAGACTGCGCGCGCTCGATCCCACGTCCCTGCCGAAGGTCGCGGGCAATCCGCGCTTCGGCCCGTGCGTCGGCCAGGTTTCGAAGATCCTGTGCATCGGCCTCAATTATTCCGACCATGCGGCGGAGACCGGTGCGGAGCCGCCGAGCGAGCCGATCATCTTCGCCAAGGCGTTGTCGGCGCTCTGCGGGCCCAATGACGACGTGGAGATGCCGCGCGGCTCCAAGGCGCTCGACTGGGAGGTGGAGCTTGCCGTCATCATCGGCAAGCGCGCCAAATACGTGTCCGAGGACGAGGCGATGCAGCATGTGGCGGGCTTCGCCATCATGAACGACGTCTCCGAACGCGACTTCCAGACGAAGCGCATGGGCCAGTGGACGAAGGGCAAGAGCCACGACACGTTCGGCCCGCTCGGACCCTGGCTCGTCACACGCGATGCCGTCGCCGAGACGCACAATCTCGACATGCATCTCGACGTCAACGGCGAGCGGCGCCAGAGCGGCAACACCAACACGCTCATCTTCAACGTGCCGCATGTCGTTTCGTATCTGTCGCAGTTCATGACGCTGATGCCGGGCGACGTCATTTCCACCGGCACACCGCCGGGCGTGGGCATGGGTATGAAGCCGCCTGTCTATCTGAAGGTCGGCGACGTGATGGAACTGGCCATCGAAGGGCTCGGCACGCAGCGGCAGAAAGTCGTCGCGGCCTGA
- a CDS encoding tripartite tricarboxylate transporter substrate binding protein codes for MRKRTFLAAAAALLATAVCGAPAAMAQSDYPNRPIQMIVPWGAGGGTDAVGRIFASILQEELGVPVNVVNRTGGSGVVGHSAIATAKPDGYTIGIVTIEIDMMHWQGLTDLTYKDFDFLAMVNADPGGVMVSADSDYETAQDLLDAIKSEPKGSLKASGTGQGGIWHLGLLGWMLSEDLPPDQITWVPSQGSAAGITDMVAGGVDLVPSSLAEGRSMIEAGKVRPLASMSEERQEMFPDVPTLKEAVGSDWTLAVWRTVAAPKGLPDDVKAKLAGAVEKAYNSEEYKKFMADRGFGMRWAGPEEATEVVASDDESLGRVMKEAGLAAE; via the coding sequence ATGCGCAAAAGAACCTTTCTCGCCGCGGCCGCGGCGCTTCTCGCCACAGCCGTGTGCGGCGCGCCGGCCGCGATGGCGCAATCCGATTATCCCAATCGTCCGATCCAGATGATCGTGCCCTGGGGTGCGGGCGGCGGCACCGATGCCGTCGGGCGCATCTTCGCTTCGATCCTGCAGGAAGAGCTCGGCGTGCCGGTCAATGTCGTCAACCGCACCGGCGGGTCGGGCGTCGTCGGCCATAGCGCCATCGCGACGGCCAAGCCGGACGGCTACACGATCGGCATCGTGACGATCGAGATCGACATGATGCATTGGCAGGGGCTGACGGATCTCACCTACAAGGACTTCGATTTCCTGGCGATGGTGAACGCCGATCCGGGCGGCGTCATGGTGTCGGCCGATTCCGATTACGAGACGGCGCAGGATCTTCTCGACGCGATCAAGTCCGAGCCGAAGGGGTCTTTGAAGGCGTCCGGCACCGGGCAGGGCGGCATCTGGCATCTCGGCCTTCTCGGCTGGATGTTGTCGGAAGATCTGCCGCCCGATCAGATCACCTGGGTGCCGAGCCAGGGTTCGGCCGCGGGCATCACCGATATGGTGGCGGGCGGTGTCGACCTCGTTCCGTCGTCGCTGGCGGAAGGCCGCTCGATGATCGAGGCCGGCAAGGTGCGTCCGCTCGCGTCGATGTCGGAGGAGCGCCAGGAGATGTTCCCGGACGTGCCGACGCTGAAGGAGGCCGTGGGGTCCGACTGGACGCTTGCGGTGTGGCGCACGGTTGCGGCGCCGAAGGGTCTGCCGGACGACGTGAAGGCGAAACTCGCGGGGGCCGTCGAGAAGGCCTACAACAGCGAAGAATACAAGAAGTTCATGGCCGATCGCGGGTTCGGCATGCGCTGGGCGGGGCCGGAAGAGGCGACGGAGGTCGTCGCATCCGACGATGAGAGCCTTGGGCGCGTCATGAAAGAGGCCGGGCTCGCGGCCGAATAA
- the denD gene encoding D-erythronate dehydrogenase, whose product MRILVLGAAGMVGRRLVERLLADKELGGRAIAAIDAFDVVAPDYPDVPETITVTCEAGDIASAETVEGLITRQPDVIFHLAAIVSGEAEADFDKGYRINLDGTRHLLEAIRQAGEAYRPRLVFTSSIAVFGAPFEEKISDTFLSAPLTSYGTQKAISELLLADYTRKGFVDGVGIRLPTIVVRPGKPNKAASGFFSGIIREPLAGVEAVLPVEDDVRHWIASPAAAVGFLMHAATMDTSTLGPRRSLNMPGLSVTVGEMIAILQEVAGDEVAGRIRREPDEAIRGMVHGWPRDFETQRAREAGFSADADFASIIRAHIADEEARREKETGS is encoded by the coding sequence ATGCGGATATTGGTGCTCGGCGCGGCCGGCATGGTCGGGCGGCGCCTGGTCGAGAGGCTGCTTGCCGACAAGGAGCTCGGCGGGCGGGCGATTGCGGCGATCGATGCCTTCGACGTGGTGGCGCCGGACTATCCGGATGTGCCGGAGACGATCACGGTGACCTGCGAGGCGGGCGATATCGCGTCCGCGGAGACGGTCGAAGGGCTGATTACGCGCCAGCCGGACGTGATCTTCCATCTCGCGGCCATCGTCTCGGGCGAGGCGGAAGCGGATTTCGACAAGGGCTACCGCATCAATCTCGACGGGACCCGCCATCTCCTCGAGGCGATCCGACAGGCGGGCGAGGCGTATCGGCCGCGGCTCGTCTTCACCTCCTCGATCGCCGTCTTCGGCGCGCCGTTTGAGGAGAAAATTTCCGACACGTTTTTGTCGGCGCCTTTGACGAGCTACGGCACGCAAAAGGCGATCTCGGAGCTCCTTCTCGCCGATTACACGCGCAAGGGTTTCGTCGACGGGGTGGGCATCCGCCTGCCGACGATCGTGGTGCGGCCGGGCAAGCCGAACAAGGCCGCGTCCGGCTTCTTCTCCGGCATCATCCGCGAGCCGCTGGCGGGGGTCGAGGCCGTGCTGCCGGTCGAAGACGATGTGCGCCACTGGATCGCGAGCCCGGCGGCGGCCGTCGGGTTTCTGATGCATGCGGCGACAATGGATACGTCGACGCTCGGGCCGCGGCGCTCGCTCAACATGCCGGGGCTTTCGGTGACGGTCGGCGAGATGATCGCGATCCTGCAGGAGGTGGCGGGCGACGAGGTCGCGGGGCGCATCCGGCGCGAGCCGGACGAGGCGATCCGCGGCATGGTCCATGGCTGGCCGCGCGACTTCGAGACACAGCGGGCGCGCGAGGCGGGCTTTTCCGCCGATGCCGATTTCGCCTCCATCATCCGCGCGCATATCGCCGACGAAGAGGCGCGACGCGAAAAGGAGACGGGATCATGA
- a CDS encoding NAD(P)-dependent oxidoreductase, with protein sequence MSEKPQIGFIGVGLMGQGMAKNLVEKGYPLTILGHRNRAPVEDLKGRGAKEAKDVAALTEASDVIFLCLPGSPQVEAVVGEILAAGASGKTLIDTSTSNPVSTRALVEKCRADGVTLIDAPLSRTPKEAWEGLLDAMVGASEADFDRVHPIIATWAGKIVRVGEPGAGHTMKLLNNFLSLGYAAIYSEALAIGAKNGLDAATFHSIIGGGRMDCGFYQTFMKWVVERDPEAHKFALKNAHKDMRYVVSLANESGIASHVSSAVKNNFATADATGHGEEYLPRIADIVAELNGIKHETGS encoded by the coding sequence ATGAGCGAAAAACCGCAGATCGGCTTCATCGGCGTCGGGCTGATGGGCCAGGGCATGGCGAAGAATCTCGTCGAAAAGGGCTATCCCTTGACGATTCTCGGCCACCGCAACCGCGCGCCGGTGGAGGATCTGAAGGGCCGCGGCGCCAAAGAGGCGAAGGATGTCGCGGCGCTGACGGAGGCCTCCGACGTCATCTTTCTGTGTCTGCCGGGAAGCCCGCAGGTGGAAGCCGTCGTCGGCGAAATCCTGGCGGCGGGGGCTTCGGGCAAGACGCTCATCGACACCTCGACCAGCAATCCGGTGTCGACGCGCGCCCTCGTCGAAAAGTGCCGGGCGGACGGCGTGACGCTCATCGATGCGCCTTTGTCGCGCACGCCGAAGGAGGCCTGGGAAGGGCTTCTCGATGCCATGGTGGGGGCGAGCGAGGCGGATTTCGACCGCGTTCATCCGATCATCGCCACCTGGGCCGGCAAGATCGTGCGCGTCGGCGAGCCGGGTGCCGGCCACACGATGAAGCTTCTCAACAATTTCCTGTCGCTCGGCTATGCCGCGATCTATTCGGAGGCGCTGGCGATCGGGGCGAAGAACGGCCTCGATGCGGCGACCTTTCATTCCATCATCGGCGGCGGGCGGATGGATTGCGGCTTCTACCAGACTTTCATGAAATGGGTGGTGGAGCGCGATCCCGAGGCGCACAAATTCGCGCTCAAGAATGCGCATAAGGATATGCGCTATGTCGTGTCCCTGGCGAACGAAAGCGGCATCGCCTCGCATGTCTCCTCGGCGGTGAAGAACAATTTCGCCACCGCCGATGCGACCGGGCATGGCGAGGAATATCTGCCGCGCATCGCCGACATCGTGGCGGAGCTCAACGGCATCAAACATGAGACAGGATCGTGA